In Peromyscus leucopus breed LL Stock chromosome 16_21, UCI_PerLeu_2.1, whole genome shotgun sequence, a single genomic region encodes these proteins:
- the LOC119086730 gene encoding class I histocompatibility antigen, B alpha chain-like — MGHDYWEQERIDMEDYSHTARKNLWFAIRIYNRVMTVSDPYVSPRTGPSGPGSQVLGSHTFQCFIGCKVGPDRLFLRGHYRHAFDGRDYISLNEDLRTWTATDKTAQITQRQWEEKNVAANWRVFLEGQCVAWLLRHLEIGKEILQRSASHTVSRADLGITM; from the exons ATGGGGCACGATTATTGGGAGCAGGAGAGAATAGATATGGAGGATTATTCACACACTGCACGAAAAAACCTGTGGTTTGCAATCCGGATCTATAACAGAGTGATGACGGTGAGTGATCCCTATGTGTCCCCACGGACTGGCCCGAGTGGCCCCGGGTCCCAGGTCCTAG gcTCTCATACCTTCCAGTGTTTCATTGGTTGCAAAGTGGGTCCAGACCGACTCTTCCTCCGAGGGCACTATAGACATGCCTTTGATGGCCGTGATTACATCAGCCTGAACGAGGACCTGAGAACTTGGACTGCCACAGACAAGACGGCTCAGATCACTCAGCGACagtgggaggaaaaaaatgtagcaGCAAACTGGAGAGTCTTCTTGGAGGGCCAGTGTGTTGCATGGTTACTCAGGCACCTGGAGATAGGGAAGGAGATTCTGCAGCGCTCAG CATCTCACACTGTGTCCCGGGCTGACTTGGgaatcactatgtag